The following nucleotide sequence is from cyanobacterium endosymbiont of Braarudosphaera bigelowii.
TTAATAAAAGGTGCAATGATATTAGAAATGTAATCATTTTGTAAACAAGTATCACTATCGCTTATTATAAGAAATTCGTGTTTTGCTTCATCAATTGCTCCTAGAAGATTATTAACTTTCCCATTCGCTCCTTCCTCAACTGTACTAATAACAACAGAGATAAAGTCTTTACCTAATTCAGATTGAATTCTTTTTAAGATAGGATAAGCTGGATCATCTAATTCTTGAACAGAATAAATTACTTGGTAATTAGGGTATTGTTGTTTAACAACACTTCTTAAATTATTTTCTAAATTTTTTTCTAAACCTCTAACAGGTTTTAAAATTGATACTGGTGGAGTAAAACCTTCATTTATAAAGGAATGCTTTAAGAAATATTTAGTTGTAAAAACAGTAATGACTGAAAAAATAGATCCACATATAATGGGGATCAAACAGAATAATGATAGTGTGTTAAAAATATCTATCATAAATTTATATATCTTGGTTATACGATAGGATTAATATATATATACTAAAAACAGTTCTATATACAAAATAAAATTTACTAAATAATTTTTTGGGGAGTATACCAATTGATCTACTTATATCTTTAATTATATTGAAAATAGAATAGCTTCTTAATCAGAAATATATATTTCTGATTAAGAAGCTATTTTATTTTAATTCTTTCTTAGGACTCATTAACATCATCATATTTCGCCCTTCACGTTTTGGAGCTTGCTGAATTTCGGCTAATTCTTTTAGATCAGTTGCCATACGACTAAGTAATTCTTGTGCTAAATTAGCATGTTGGATTTCACGTCCCCGAAAAGTAATAGTTGCTTTAACTTTATCTCCTGATTTTAGAAATCGCTTGGCTTGATTAACACGAACTTGATAGTCATGCTCATCAATCTTGTAGCGCATTTTTACTTCTTTAACATCAGCAGTATGTTGCTTTTTCTTCGCTTCTCTAGCTTTTTTTTCCTGTTCAAATTTATACTTACCATAATCCATGATTCTACAAACAGGAGGTTTGGCAGTTTCACTGACTAGTACAAGGTCTAGTTCTTGTTCTTGAGCAGTATTTAAAGCTTCTTCTGGGGAGATAATACCGAGCTGTGAACCGTCACTGTCAATTACTCGTATTTCAGGGAAGCGAATTCTTTCGTTAATCTTTGGGAGATCGCGTTGTGTGCGTCTTTTATCTATCACAGGCGTTTTTTAATGTTTCTCTATATGATATAAATGAACTACAATCAATTTAAATCAAGACCTTTTGACAAGTCTTTTGCGATTGTAATAATTTCTTGCCAAGTTATGTTTACTTTAACCATGTATCTAGTGTCAATTTTAAATTACTTATTTCTATAGTAATTTTACTTT
It contains:
- the infC gene encoding translation initiation factor IF-3, with the protein product MIDKRRTQRDLPKINERIRFPEIRVIDSDGSQLGIISPEEALNTAQEQELDLVLVSETAKPPVCRIMDYGKYKFEQEKKAREAKKKQHTADVKEVKMRYKIDEHDYQVRVNQAKRFLKSGDKVKATITFRGREIQHANLAQELLSRMATDLKELAEIQQAPKREGRNMMMLMSPKKELK